The following is a genomic window from Theobroma cacao cultivar B97-61/B2 chromosome 10, Criollo_cocoa_genome_V2, whole genome shotgun sequence.
aataattgatttgatGAAGGCAACATTCGGTGGACATGAAGAGTTGGTGACATACATTGGACTTGTCACTGCAATAAGGAGAGGGAAAAAGACATGTCAATCTTTGCTTCAAAAACCAGACCACTGGTTTTGAATCAAGGGTTGGGAACTGTTGTTTCAATGTCTGAATTTTCTGAATTTACGATCAAATGGAAAACAGACAAGGAAAGTAGCATGATTGCTTCCATTTGCCAATGTCCATGTCCATGTCAATTGAAAATCGTAactgcatatatatatatatatatatataacttcCAAGGCTTTGAGACCAGATGTTAATAATGTTTGGGGGGTTTCAGTTTTCAGACAGGGACTCGTGTAGACAAGAAAAAGATTTCCCTCACGATCCAAGATTCTATAACTTAATTTGgtttaagaattaaaataattcgaTTTCGGAcgtaatttttaaattgagttatattaaaaaatataatattttttaatttttacattttaaaatttgaattcaaatctGAAATTTTTGTACGCTTAAACATTCACAGTTAAAactgaaataaaatcaaattaataattaaaacagatgaaaaaataaaataatgaaaataaatcaaGATTTTGGTAAAATAAGGATCTCAATTCCATGACCTTTTGggtaaagggaaaaaaaatcttttgacATATTGACCATGGAACACTGAGTTTGTAGTTGAAATTGAAGAGCATAATAAGCAAGGAAGACAAAGGCAGTGGCCGGTTGGAGGAGAAAAGCTTTCGTTGTCGTAATAATGAAGGTTTCTTAGCCTTTAGGCTCTAGGTGGGCCAAATGCTCTCTGTTTGGAAACAAGTTTATGTCAGCCAGCACAAACGGACCCTTGTCAACACCCACGTGCATAAACAAATTCAGCTCGTTctctacttttattttattttatttatttatttttaaaataaaaaaattcacttAGCATTTACGCAACTAATATTCTTTATTTCAAATGTTTGAATTTCAAGTGAATAATagaaattataatattaagtatgaataatataaatttcaaaaataaatatcgaCATAAATGTAATTccaatttcgacatttttttaaatataaagatatatacgtttatttattattaaattaaatgttcaaATGTGATGTCTCGGATCTGCCCCTCACGTGATAAAATGTTTGGATGTACTTTTGTGTTTGGCTAAGAACGTGTGGGTTCTTACTCAGCACATCTTTTATTCGCTGCAATAGGACCACTAGGGAAACCGACCATGGATATGGCTCCTTAGCTTTAAATTTTGGGTTGTGAATATAATAACAAATTATTGCATCATTGCTGACATCAGGTGATTCTATGGGCATCTTTTAACAATGTCAAAACAGCTACTACTATTGCTTTGGCAGCTCTCCCACCTGaggcatttgaaaatcatgttaAAGGACTTGAAGACAAATACCAGTAAAGTAAAACAAGAATCCACCATATAGTGGATGATGGTATTCTTCATCCAAGGAATTTGGTTTCAACCTTCAAATAACAAGGGCAGTCgaaaaataagagaagaaCAACCTGTGAATTCGATGCCATGACAGAAAAGCATAAATCACATGATCTTAAGGGAAATACTCAATGTCCCTTGCAAATTTTCGATAAGTGATACAGAAAAGGTATTAACTGAACAGGATAGATGTTTCTCGAACATAAAAAACTGAATCCATCGAGGTACCTGATCAGCCATAAGGACTTAAGAGAGTGACTAAGTATCCTCTCGATTCTGAAATTTGAAAACTCGGAAGACTGCATTCACCGCTGCCGAACATGAAAGTAAGTTAAGAAAGTATTAATCTACACAAAGCCTATGCAAGTGTCCATTGGTATGCCACTACATGTCATTTTCATGTACCTAAAAGAACCAAAGTAATTGGCTTGCAATATAAGAAAGGATTTTTGCAGTACCAACAGAATTATGCATTCACTATAGCTGCTTTACAACAACATCAGTGAACAAAACCGATCAGGTTAGTCTCTCCGTTGGCTGCTACTGCCTTGCCTTTTTTTGGCATGAAGGACATTTGTAAAACTTAATCGTTTCTGCTTTTGCTGGTGTAATTTTCACACACTTTCCATGGTACCACCGTTCACACATGTCACAACCAATCCAAAACTCATCAGAATTGTAACCTCCCCCACAGCTCCCACAAAAGGTATCACCCTGCTCTTCTTCATCATCCTCGTAACTTTCATCAGCTAACTTAGGATTGCTCCTTGGCTGTCCATCAATTGACCTCTGAAAGGCAAAAGAAAGATTATAAatacaaaaccaaaaaagtaaaagggCAATGATGATACaaggttcaaattttaacagTTTGAATTGCTTTTGTCATTCTCATGGATGGAGGGCTAGTAAATTCACCTTTGCGCTGTTTCGTGATTTGCTGGCGCTCTCCACCATAGGCTTGTCTTTCACAGGCTTCCTTCCAGTTACAACTTCAAAGACGGTGGGAAGATCATTTATCATGCTAAATAAGCGCTTCCTGTTGAGTGAAAGGCACAAAACTCATGATTTATACTCCTATCACAAAAAAATTCAGGAAAACAAGAGAAgaataagagagagagagacagtgAGATAATGCAGAAGTTTGACATCATAGTAACTAACAGTGCAGTAGCTGGTGCTGGGTCCCTTAAGATCTGACCTATGTGACCACTtttccaaaaggaaaaagtgaaaataaaataacattggAAAAGGGGCATCAACTTGTATTCTACAACCAAAATGCGCATGTGCACAAGAAAGCAATCCTCCAGGTAAAAATATGCATGCTTGTTAAAATATTGCGCATGTCAAGGTTGTCCAGCACAAGCAGAAACACAGGATTACCAATTTATTAAGGCCCAAAGGGTGAAAACAGGATTCTCAAGTATGTATCATTAAAGATGCAAAGCACTGGTTGAACCTGGCCTTTATCTACATTAGCATTTATATCATTTACTGcaatatataataaaacaGCTACGATTGAAAGAGTTGCTACATGTCTCTTCGATCAATATTCTATGCCACCAGGCCTTTTGTGATATTTATGAAACTGTGCGGGAAGAAGGGGCAGGGGTGATCCTGTATTAGTAAAAATCTTTGGGTCAGCTTAATAGCCCATTCAGAGTTAGCTTTAAGTTTGTTAACTTGTGAATTCCATTATGCTGTTGCCTTGGCCACAAATAGaatggagaaaaagaaagagggagGAGGGGCAGGGATGTTAGAAGAGGCTCATTATGAATTTCAAGTTctagttaagaaaaaaatctctcttgcttttttcttttatcattgGGAGGAGTATTAAATTTGGTAGCGAAGCAATGCCTACAATCTTGAACTCAATAAGCCAAAACTAGCAAAGGGGAGAACCGAGAAAAAAAGGCACCAAGACATTCTTAGTATAGGTATCTTGACCCAATTCAAAGCTAGAACTCCTATCCTGCCACAAACTACAAATATGGCACAGTGAATGTTAAGTAACATCAAGCATTTAAGTGCTAAGCTTCTAAATTCCATTAAATTACTACTTATAGCATGTGGCAATTATTGAAGTGGGGAAGCATTCAGAGCTTAATTAGGAAAGGATGTTCAAAGTGGCCTCCCAAAAAATGATACTAGTATCAGATCTACAAAGGAGACACTGGTCTTTCCCTAAAGGATCCTTGAGTTTGAGGATAAAAGGTATTAGTCTCCAGATTCGCACCTTATAATCCATTAACGGAGGAGTGGATGACTCCAGATTGAAGTAAAGAGAACAGGCAAAAGGTAGGAGTAAGGTATTTAGCATTACTTTGGTGGTGGAATTTGGAAATGCATAGGTTACTGTAAAAGGTCATAAACCTCTCAATCCCAAGCTGAGATCATCCATTCACTCCCCATCCAACTGAAATTTGTTCTGGATTGTTTCGCTCTCACCTCAAGTACAAATCAGTATTGCACTCTCCCTCAATCCTAACAGAACATTAAAAAACCCTGAATATCAACAATctaaatttcatttaacatAAACCACCTAAAAACAATATTCATGTCTTCATGCAGTTATACAGTATAGGATTTTACAAATTCAAAATATCAAGGGAACAAAAGAGAATCAACAGATCTACcaatttaaaaactaaaatacgAAGTCCATACAGGCAGGTAATAGGGCATAAGAAAGCACACAGAAACCACAAATTCAGGGATTTATATCCAATAAAAAAGAAGCTGATAAATTCTAATATTCCAGTTTACATGCTTCATCATTGTAGCCCCACTTCATTTGCCTAGTTAAAGACAAAATCATTATAAGCAACGTaacaaaataatcaaaagtaATGACCTTGATAGAATAAATTCCACCAACTAAGGGAACATTGCTTCTAAGAGTGGCCAATACATAGCAAGTATTCAACATCAACATCAGTATACtaatggttaatttttcaaatttcaacccCACACCAGCTTCCTTTTCATAATTCTTTTATGTCAAGTCATTGACATTCATATACCACTATGaataagataaataattcttCAGTGCAAGAGAACAGGAGCACAGTTCACAAGCACAATATCAACacaaaaaataacataaaaaacaaTTTGCAATTCAAGTTGAGAAAAGATAGATGCAAGAACAATGTACCTCTCGTTGCGATTAAGTCGAGCTCCAAAATAGAAAGCTATGGAGAGCAACCAACAATCACTATGCACAGCAACCAGTGAAAGCCAGTCTTTACGATTCATCCCATCTCTTGCAAAATTTATACCCAAGGCAGGCTCAGGGAGCTCCGGTGGAACTTCCTCTGCTGGTAAAGCTACCTCCCATGACTCATTTGGGTGTCCATACAAACACAAATTCTCCTTATCTGAGCGacaacaaaatcaaatacttaataaaaactaaaagcTGTAATCAACGTCAGCCTATAAAAAGCAGAACTAGCACATAATCCTCAATTTGGTATCTGAGAAAATgcaggaaaaaaatgaaaagaaaagaaaattgtattacatatgaataaaatttccCTCTCTTCTCTGTATCCAAACATAAGTGACCTCAAATACAACAATACATTCCAATCTAAATTGAACGGCTGACACAAAAACGACAATTCAAAGGCCTACAACAAAGTAAATACAATACTCAAATAACATTTTCCTCTCTCATTTCCATCAACTTCCTCAAGCAACCACACAAATAACCTCCTTTTTTACACTCCTAAAATGCAACTCATTTgcattttccttaaaaaaaaagtcaaattaaAGATCACAAATCCAATGGCCAATAAGAAAGCAGAAACCTTTGAAACGATTAAGGAAATTTGCATgcaaagcaagaaaagaatcTAAGCAAAAACAGAAACTcagctccaattttcaaaatcaatccGGATCGATTCAATCACCACGAGACTACTTAAGCTCACTCCAAATTAAATGCATCACACGCAAACAGAATTTCCATCTCCATCTCCATTTTCCCGTCAACTTTCTCAGCAAACAAACATAAATagaaataacaagaaaaaaaaagaacccgAAACTGACCTGGATCGCATTGCGAGTAGAAATCATCTACATCTGATCCAAACCACAACAAAACATAAACAAACCGAATACAACAACGAATTGAAAGAATGGAAACTAGGGTTtacagaaagagaaaattaccGTAAGTGAGTGCCCGAACGAGAGCGGAGCGTCGCGCGCTATAGTCTTTGAAGATCTCTTCGACAGTGCAAGGACTAGAAGAAgccatttctttcctttttttttttccaaataaaTATGTATAATTGTAAATGTAAAGAGAGTGTTTTTGCTTCGGAAATGGATCGGTTTTGCTATTTACagagaggtttttttttttttttgggggagAAATCGATGGTTTCCAAATACAAAACAAAGAGTTTATGAAGCTCAGGGTGTCCCGAAACAGACAAAACACAGACGATAAAAGGAAGAAGGGAAAGGAGATTTGTCGGTTTGGTTGTCAGGGAAACAGAAATCCGAAGCGTGGATTTAGCGGATTTTCATGGAACTTAAACCGGGCCTAAGCGAAGACAACGAGATCCTGTCTGGTTTTGATTTGGCCCAAACAAAAGTAACAGGGTCTGTTTGGACATTAAGACAATAAATTTGGGCCATTTCGGAATTTTCGCTTTACTGTTAGtttattacataaaaaaaatctttaaccTGTACACCATTATCCAAATAAATCTCTAACCTTTTATTTcgatttttataaatatttatacttCTATTTCTAATAAATTCttaaaatcaacaatcaaaaaatataactaTCCTTACTTGTAATGACAATTATCattataattatcattttttgcTTACGTGACAAATTGACATATTCGATTATGATGAAATTCTCAAATAACAAATGTCAAATCATCAATCTCTCATCAAAATCATAGAAAAGAAATTTCGATTTCTCTCCTCTTTCTTTTAATCGAAATAGTTTTCCGCAAATCccttctttttctccaaatCTAGAATAAAACCAAAAGTACATAAATCCTACATCTTTGGTAACTATGCTTATGTTCATTGATAATGGCAAACCCAAGCTACATGAACAATTCCTCTGGATTTGGATTTcccattttttattctttttttatctccttttttttttcttattttttttcttccaacgTTTGGGGCAGACTGCTGTTGAGTATATCACCTGTTTACAGTTTGAGTGACAATTGGCTGGAAGACAGAACTAATGGCAGACAAAGAAGAAGCTTATTATCTTAGAAAGACATGAACAAAGAAAGATGTGAAGGGGGACATGACATGACAGAACCAACAAGGCTAAACACTTGAATCTGTCGTAAATTATTTCATTTCCAGGAGATTAAGACGAAATAAACAGCACAATCTAGTTGCTGACTGCCTCCATTGCTGAACACTACCCATTGAGATAACAGAGACCTTGGCAAAAAGTTGTAAAGCATTTACAGCCATAAGCAAATCAAACCAAGGAAAAAATTTGAGCAACTAACAAGTGTGTTTTTTTTCATGGTGAGGATATACCACACTAGCACTTAACTACAGATTATACATGGTGCAATACACAACCTAGCAACCtggaagaagagaagaaagccCAAAAAATTTATGGGACTAACAACTAGACATAATTCGCTAGACACTAAATGCTTATACACCTAGCTACAGGATTAGGCTTTTGAAAGGACATTAGTTCAGAATAATTTTGGGGGGAAGGCGAACTCCTAGTGTTTTGTCCTCGGAAGGAAGACCCTCGTAGGCAACGAGTTTCACAACAGAGTGAGTGTTAAGGTTATACCTTTCCTCAACTTGTGCAAATCCCCTGCTAAGAACTTGTCCCACCCAATCGGTCACCACCATAGTCTCATCAGATAAATATGAAGCTGCTAGTAGTTGTTCCATAACTTTTGAGTCAATATCTAACAAGCAGTCTGAGCCAATGAACTTGCAGAAACTCTGGTTTATATCATTCAGTAGTCTCTCTGCAAGTGCATCAAAATCAAATGGCTTGAAAACCACATTCTTGACAGGCTGACCAAAGAAATCTTGCAACCAAGGTGTTGGGTTCTCAGCAACAGAGTCATTGTCAACAGTTCCATCATCAGCTTCCTGCACTTCGCTTTCTTCAGCAGGGATGTTCAAATCTAGATTCCAAGATGATGTCCTATTAGGCCGTTTGGCCATTTCCATGATCTCATGCTGCTCCAGAGTTTCATGGGAGCCAATTAGCTTTCTTTTATTCAAAAAGCCCAGCTTAGAGACACTTTTTCTTGCTGTAACAGGTGCCATCAAGTCTTGGCCAATTGTGTTGTCGTCATGCTTGATCAATATCTGCAGTGGCCAGCCCTTGGCTCTCAATACTTTATCTTCAGAATAGTTAGATGTTTCTGTTTTATGACAAACAACTTGATTTTCCTTTGCTAATGTTGAAGTAGTCACAAATATTGCATTGTTAGTGCTGACTTCTCTTCCATGTGAGTCT
Proteins encoded in this region:
- the LOC18585845 gene encoding PHD finger protein ALFIN-LIKE 2 is translated as MASSSPCTVEEIFKDYSARRSALVRALTYDVDDFYSQCDPDKENLCLYGHPNESWEVALPAEEVPPELPEPALGINFARDGMNRKDWLSLVAVHSDCWLLSIAFYFGARLNRNERKRLFSMINDLPTVFEVVTGRKPVKDKPMVESASKSRNSAKRSIDGQPRSNPKLADESYEDDEEEQGDTFCGSCGGGYNSDEFWIGCDMCERWYHGKCVKITPAKAETIKFYKCPSCQKKARQ